From Bacillota bacterium, one genomic window encodes:
- a CDS encoding ATP-dependent DNA helicase RecG, giving the protein MASEPLLEPVTAVAGVGPARARLLEKLGVATVDDLLRYAPRRYVDARRQVRVADLVDGQLATVVGVTVETERRPTRTAGLWLARAVVADDAGGRLELVFFARGKDGQKPRHVPLPAAVGERVVVSGVARRRRDGSWFMQQPEVEPLRAAGVHTGRLVPEYGLTAGLTQRTMRRIVRAALDGLIGDAGEMLPAELRQRYGLLPRAEALRQLHFPDSVAMLAAARRRLAFEELLLLRAAVSRLGRAGGSGKAAALPPPGALVQAWFERLPFSPTAAQRRAAEEIERDLRRSVPMRRLLQGDVGSGKTLVAAYALLRAVEAGGQAALLAPSEILAAQHARTLRGWFEPLGVRVHLLTASTPPAERRKALADLAVGKPVVAVGTHALLGPSVRFRSLVVLVVDEQHRFGVRQRNALAAGPAPPHLLVVSATPIPRTLAMCLYGDLDVSVLDELPPGRLPVDTRWVRPARREEVYEFVRRRVEAGEQAYVVFPSIGDGDDEDADEDTALLPAAEKLANGILRGVRVGVLHGRQPPQDQEKVMRRFCEGDVQVLMATSVIEVGVDVPRASVIVIEGADRFGLAQLHQLRGRVGRDGRQAYCFLIADPATDAARRRLQAIRRTTDGFALAAADLELRGPGELLGVRQAGLPDLSPLALAADRGVLEAVDEAARTWLAEAAAEPERHAALWTAVQRRFGIGASPALPGV; this is encoded by the coding sequence ATGGCGAGCGAGCCGCTGCTGGAGCCGGTGACGGCCGTTGCCGGCGTCGGTCCGGCCCGGGCTCGCCTGCTGGAGAAGCTCGGCGTCGCCACGGTGGACGACTTGCTCCGCTACGCGCCGCGCCGCTACGTGGACGCCCGGCGGCAGGTTCGCGTGGCGGACCTGGTTGACGGCCAGCTCGCCACGGTGGTAGGCGTCACCGTGGAGACGGAGCGGCGCCCGACGCGCACGGCGGGGCTTTGGCTGGCTCGGGCCGTCGTCGCCGATGACGCGGGCGGCAGGCTCGAGCTGGTCTTTTTCGCGCGCGGGAAAGACGGCCAGAAGCCGCGCCACGTACCCCTGCCCGCGGCGGTCGGCGAGCGCGTCGTTGTCAGCGGCGTGGCGCGGCGGCGCCGCGACGGATCTTGGTTCATGCAGCAGCCGGAGGTGGAGCCGCTCCGGGCGGCGGGCGTCCACACGGGCCGCCTGGTGCCCGAGTACGGCCTGACCGCGGGCCTGACGCAGCGCACCATGCGGCGCATCGTGCGGGCCGCGCTGGACGGGCTTATCGGCGACGCCGGCGAAATGTTGCCGGCGGAGCTGCGGCAGCGCTACGGTCTCTTGCCGCGAGCCGAAGCGCTGCGGCAGCTGCACTTTCCCGACAGCGTTGCGATGCTGGCCGCGGCCCGGCGGCGGCTGGCGTTCGAAGAGCTGCTGCTGCTCCGGGCGGCCGTCAGCCGCCTGGGACGGGCGGGCGGGAGCGGGAAGGCGGCGGCGCTGCCTCCGCCGGGGGCGCTGGTGCAGGCGTGGTTCGAGCGGCTGCCTTTTTCCCCGACGGCCGCGCAGCGGCGGGCCGCGGAGGAAATTGAGCGGGATTTGCGCCGTTCGGTGCCCATGCGCCGGCTGCTGCAGGGAGATGTGGGCAGCGGTAAGACGCTGGTGGCCGCCTACGCCTTGCTGCGGGCCGTCGAAGCCGGGGGCCAGGCGGCGCTGCTCGCACCCAGCGAGATCTTGGCCGCGCAGCATGCCCGCACGCTGCGCGGGTGGTTCGAACCGTTGGGCGTGCGGGTGCACCTGCTGACCGCCTCCACGCCGCCGGCGGAGCGGCGGAAGGCCCTCGCGGATTTGGCCGTCGGCAAGCCCGTCGTCGCGGTGGGCACCCACGCCCTGCTGGGCCCTTCCGTTCGCTTCCGCAGCCTGGTCGTGCTCGTGGTCGACGAACAGCATCGCTTCGGCGTCCGCCAGCGCAACGCCCTGGCGGCGGGACCTGCCCCGCCGCACCTGCTGGTCGTCAGCGCGACGCCTATTCCGCGGACTTTGGCGATGTGCCTCTACGGCGACCTCGACGTGTCGGTCCTCGACGAGCTGCCGCCGGGGCGCCTTCCCGTCGACACCCGCTGGGTGCGCCCCGCGCGCCGGGAGGAAGTGTACGAGTTCGTGCGGCGCCGGGTGGAGGCGGGCGAGCAGGCCTACGTCGTATTCCCTTCCATCGGCGACGGAGACGATGAAGACGCAGACGAAGACACGGCGCTGCTGCCGGCGGCGGAGAAGCTGGCCAACGGCATCCTGCGCGGCGTGCGCGTCGGGGTGCTGCACGGGCGGCAGCCGCCGCAAGACCAGGAGAAAGTGATGCGCCGTTTTTGCGAGGGCGACGTGCAAGTGCTGATGGCCACCAGCGTCATCGAAGTGGGCGTGGACGTCCCGCGCGCGTCCGTCATCGTCATCGAAGGAGCAGACCGCTTCGGCCTGGCCCAGCTCCACCAGCTGCGGGGGCGCGTGGGCCGCGACGGCCGGCAGGCGTACTGTTTCTTGATCGCCGACCCCGCCACGGACGCGGCGCGCCGCCGGCTGCAGGCCATTCGCCGGACGACCGACGGCTTCGCGCTGGCCGCGGCTGACCTGGAGCTGCGCGGCCCCGGCGAGCTGCTGGGCGTGCGGCAGGCGGGGCTGCCCGACTTGTCGCCGCTGGCTCTGGCGGCCGATCGCGGGGTCCTGGAAGCCGTGGACGAAGCGGCCCGCACGTGGCTGGCGGAGGCGGCGGCCGAGCCGGAGCGACACGCGGCGCTGTGGACTGCGGTGCAGCGGCGTTTCGGCATCGGCGCTTCGCCCGCGCTGCCGGGGGTGTGA
- a CDS encoding DegV family protein encodes MAGVRVVTDSGADIPKELREELGIAVVPLTIHFGDEEFKDGVDLDTAAFYARLRAGGQPRTTQPSPADFEAVYRRLQEEGAEAIVSCHLSSEMSGTMQSAVLASTMESIKVRVHVVDTRSASIGIGLCAIEAARLARAGKPVEEIVAHVQGIVKRLQVYFLVDTLEYLHRNGRIGRASAFLGGLLNIKPLLTIDDGVVAPLERARGRAKARARLVELVKAGVGDSKVRMGVVHADAREEGEALAAELQSSLNVEELILTELGPTIGTHVGPGTMGVVCYTV; translated from the coding sequence ATGGCGGGCGTGCGAGTGGTGACCGACAGCGGCGCCGACATCCCGAAGGAGCTCCGCGAGGAGCTGGGCATCGCCGTTGTGCCGCTGACGATTCATTTCGGCGACGAGGAATTTAAGGACGGCGTCGACTTGGATACGGCCGCGTTTTACGCGCGCCTGCGGGCGGGCGGACAGCCGCGGACGACCCAGCCCTCGCCGGCGGACTTCGAGGCGGTGTACCGGCGGCTGCAGGAGGAGGGGGCCGAGGCCATCGTCTCGTGCCATCTCTCGTCCGAGATGAGCGGCACCATGCAGTCGGCGGTGTTGGCGTCGACGATGGAGAGCATCAAGGTTCGGGTGCACGTCGTCGACACGCGGTCGGCGTCGATCGGCATCGGCCTGTGCGCCATCGAGGCCGCCCGCCTGGCCCGAGCAGGTAAGCCCGTCGAGGAAATCGTCGCGCACGTCCAGGGCATCGTGAAGCGCCTGCAGGTGTACTTCCTGGTGGACACGCTGGAATACTTGCACCGCAACGGCCGCATCGGCCGGGCGTCGGCGTTCCTGGGCGGGTTGCTCAACATCAAGCCGCTGCTCACCATCGACGACGGCGTCGTGGCGCCGCTGGAGCGGGCGCGCGGCCGCGCCAAGGCGCGGGCGCGCCTGGTGGAGCTGGTCAAGGCGGGCGTGGGCGACAGCAAAGTGCGCATGGGCGTCGTGCACGCGGACGCGCGGGAGGAAGGCGAGGCGCTGGCGGCGGAGCTGCAGTCGTCGCTGAACGTGGAAGAGCTCATCCTGACCGAGCTGGGGCCCACCATCGGGACCCACGTGGGGCCCGGCACGATGGGCGTCGTCTGTTACACCGTCTAA
- a CDS encoding 3-oxoacyl-ACP synthase: MRPTGILGIGYAVPERRLTNADLEKMVDTSDEWITTRTGIKERRIAAPGEATSDWAVRAGAKALAHAGVSPEEIDLVIVATATGDYVVPSTASIVQHRLGIPSAAAYDLGAGCSGFVYALDQAWHAVRSGGYNKALVIGADLISRIVNWQDRSTCVLFGDGAGAVVVGETEPGYGVLATYLGSDGSGAPFLCVPAGGSRRPATAETVQAGEHFLRMVGNEVFKFAVRIMEEATLEVLRRAGLATDDIDLFVPHQANIRIIDAAAKRLGVSDERIVVNVQRYGNTSAASIPIALGEALEEGRLRPGHLVVCVGFGAGLTWGAAALRWSAAPAGGAA; the protein is encoded by the coding sequence ATGAGACCGACGGGCATTTTGGGCATCGGGTACGCCGTGCCCGAGCGCAGGCTGACCAACGCGGACCTGGAAAAGATGGTGGACACGTCCGACGAGTGGATCACGACCAGAACGGGGATCAAGGAGCGGCGCATCGCCGCGCCCGGTGAGGCCACTTCCGACTGGGCGGTGCGGGCCGGCGCCAAGGCGCTGGCCCACGCAGGCGTGTCGCCCGAGGAAATCGACTTGGTCATCGTCGCCACGGCCACGGGCGACTACGTGGTGCCTTCGACGGCCAGCATTGTGCAGCACCGCCTGGGCATCCCGTCCGCGGCGGCCTACGATTTGGGCGCGGGCTGCTCGGGCTTCGTGTACGCGCTGGACCAAGCCTGGCACGCCGTGCGCTCGGGCGGCTACAACAAGGCGCTGGTCATCGGCGCCGACTTGATCAGCCGCATCGTCAACTGGCAAGACCGTTCCACCTGCGTTTTGTTCGGCGACGGCGCGGGCGCCGTGGTGGTGGGCGAAACGGAGCCCGGCTACGGCGTGCTGGCCACCTATTTGGGCAGCGACGGATCGGGCGCGCCGTTCCTGTGCGTTCCGGCGGGCGGCTCGCGGCGGCCGGCGACCGCGGAGACGGTTCAGGCCGGCGAGCATTTCCTGCGCATGGTGGGCAACGAAGTATTCAAGTTCGCCGTACGCATCATGGAAGAAGCCACGCTGGAAGTGCTGCGGCGCGCAGGACTTGCGACTGACGACATCGACTTGTTCGTACCCCATCAAGCCAACATTCGCATCATCGACGCCGCGGCCAAGCGCTTGGGCGTGTCCGACGAGCGCATCGTCGTTAACGTGCAGCGTTACGGCAACACGTCGGCCGCGTCGATTCCGATCGCGCTGGGCGAAGCGCTGGAAGAGGGGCGCCTGCGCCCGGGACACTTGGTGGTTTGCGTCGGGTTCGGCGCGGGCCTGACCTGGGGCGCCGCCGCCTTGCGCTGGAGCGCGGCGCCGGCGGGGGGAGCGGCATGA
- a CDS encoding ATPase, translating into MNLLLLLDRLEQLVQDAPRMPIGNRALVNAGEMLELIEKIRQSLPEEMKRADRLASETERVLEEARKEAERMIREAEEYAARLVSESEVLKRAHAEAKKILEQAQQRVREMEEGAEAYADGVLRNLQEALERTLRTVKQGRSELQR; encoded by the coding sequence ATGAACCTGCTGCTGCTGTTGGATCGATTGGAGCAGCTGGTGCAAGACGCGCCGCGCATGCCCATCGGCAACCGCGCCCTGGTCAACGCCGGCGAGATGTTGGAGCTCATCGAGAAAATCCGGCAGTCGCTGCCGGAGGAGATGAAGCGGGCGGACCGCCTGGCTTCGGAGACGGAGCGGGTTCTGGAGGAGGCGCGCAAGGAAGCCGAGCGCATGATCCGGGAGGCGGAGGAATACGCCGCCCGGCTGGTCAGCGAGTCGGAAGTGCTCAAGCGCGCCCACGCGGAAGCGAAAAAGATTCTCGAGCAGGCACAGCAGCGGGTGCGCGAGATGGAGGAAGGCGCCGAAGCGTACGCGGACGGCGTGCTGCGCAACCTGCAGGAGGCGCTGGAGCGGACGCTGCGCACCGTCAAGCAAGGACGCAGCGAGCTGCAGCGGTAA
- a CDS encoding pantetheine-phosphate adenylyltransferase, which translates to MRIAICPGTFDPVTFGHLDIIARAAPLFDRLYVAVLENTSKRPLFTVEERLELLREATAHLPTVVCEAFSGLVVEYAARKQAHVIVRGVRSALDFEYEVQMAFMNKQLAPDLETLFIPTSPQYAQVSSTLVKEVAAFGGPVDQWVPAAVGERLYAKLRGKEGAKG; encoded by the coding sequence GTGCGCATCGCGATTTGTCCGGGCACCTTCGATCCCGTCACGTTTGGCCACCTGGACATCATCGCCCGGGCGGCGCCGCTGTTCGACCGCCTGTACGTGGCGGTGCTGGAGAACACCAGCAAGCGGCCGCTGTTTACGGTGGAGGAGCGGCTCGAGCTGCTGCGCGAAGCGACGGCGCACCTGCCGACGGTGGTGTGCGAGGCGTTTTCCGGCCTCGTCGTCGAATACGCGGCCCGCAAGCAAGCGCACGTCATCGTGCGCGGCGTGCGCAGCGCGCTGGACTTCGAGTACGAGGTGCAAATGGCTTTCATGAACAAGCAGCTGGCGCCCGACTTGGAGACTTTGTTCATCCCCACGTCTCCCCAGTACGCGCAAGTCAGCTCGACGCTGGTCAAAGAGGTGGCCGCGTTCGGCGGGCCCGTCGACCAGTGGGTGCCCGCCGCCGTGGGCGAGCGGCTGTACGCCAAGCTGCGCGGGAAAGAGGGTGCCAAGGGATGA
- the rsmD gene encoding 16S rRNA (guanine(966)-N(2))-methyltransferase RsmD, whose protein sequence is MRVIGGSRRGMKLRTAPGRETRPTADRVKEALFNIIAADVPGARVLDLFAGSGALGIEALSRGAASAVFVERSPRALAALRANLEHTRFLEVATVIPGDAFRTLARLGREGAQFDLVFVDPPYAAALGPRCLQALADENLLAPGGLVVVEHEALEDMPEHVENLSRTRSARYGRTALTFFRRRQPDAQQGGDA, encoded by the coding sequence ATGCGGGTCATCGGCGGTAGCCGGCGGGGCATGAAACTGCGCACGGCGCCCGGCCGGGAGACGCGGCCGACGGCCGACCGGGTGAAAGAAGCCTTGTTCAACATCATCGCCGCTGACGTGCCCGGCGCGCGTGTCCTGGACCTGTTCGCGGGCAGCGGCGCGCTGGGCATCGAGGCACTGAGCCGCGGGGCCGCGTCGGCGGTCTTCGTGGAGCGGTCGCCCCGAGCGCTCGCGGCGCTGCGGGCCAACCTGGAGCACACCCGTTTTCTCGAGGTCGCCACGGTCATCCCGGGCGACGCCTTTCGCACCTTGGCCCGGCTCGGCCGCGAGGGCGCGCAGTTCGACCTGGTGTTCGTCGACCCGCCCTACGCCGCGGCGCTGGGCCCCCGCTGCCTGCAGGCGCTGGCGGACGAGAACTTGTTGGCGCCCGGCGGACTGGTCGTCGTCGAGCACGAGGCGCTAGAGGACATGCCCGAGCATGTCGAGAACCTTAGTAGGACGAGAAGCGCCCGTTACGGCCGCACCGCGCTGACGTTTTTCCGGCGGCGGCAGCCGGACGCGCAGCAGGGAGGGGACGCCTAG
- a CDS encoding 50S ribosomal protein L32, whose amino-acid sequence MAVPKRHVSRWRRRMRRSQQKLSGPTVVRCDHCHEPKLSHGVCPSCGYYRGRQILAVKKNEG is encoded by the coding sequence GTGGCGGTTCCGAAGCGACACGTCTCTCGCTGGCGCAGGCGGATGCGCCGCTCCCAGCAGAAGCTGTCCGGGCCCACGGTCGTGCGTTGCGACCATTGCCATGAACCGAAGCTGTCGCACGGCGTCTGCCCCTCGTGCGGCTATTACCGCGGGCGGCAGATCCTCGCGGTGAAGAAGAACGAAGGGTAA
- a CDS encoding phosphate acyltransferase PlsX, whose amino-acid sequence MSSSGESFRIAGRAVRIALDAAGGDRAPEETVHGALAAVRDLGVQVTLVGDEGAIHRTLGGQRLPEGVTVVHAPDVVTMDDEPARAVRKKRQSSIVVAAQLVRAQQADALVSAGNTGATMAAGLFHIGRAAGVERPAIATPMPTETGFCFIIDAGANAEVRPEHLHQFAHMGAVYVREVFGVQEPRVGLLNVGEEPSKGTKVVREAYELLRSDPALRFVGNVEGSDVPAGKADVVVCDGFAGNIVLKLAEGIAATIFQFLRREVFASGRGKLAGLLVRPGLRRVRNRLDYAEYGGAPLLGLEGTVIIAHGKSDRRAIRNAIRAAAAAVQSDVPARIRAAMAQLSGQQGAQA is encoded by the coding sequence ATGTCCTCTTCGGGCGAAAGCTTCCGCATCGCCGGGCGGGCGGTGCGCATCGCGCTGGATGCCGCGGGCGGCGACCGGGCGCCGGAGGAGACGGTGCACGGCGCGCTGGCGGCTGTTCGTGATTTGGGCGTGCAGGTGACCCTCGTCGGCGACGAGGGCGCGATTCACCGCACCCTGGGCGGCCAGCGGTTGCCCGAAGGCGTGACCGTCGTGCACGCGCCGGACGTGGTGACGATGGACGACGAGCCGGCGCGGGCCGTGCGAAAGAAGCGGCAATCCTCGATCGTCGTCGCTGCACAGCTTGTGCGCGCACAACAAGCCGACGCGCTCGTCAGCGCCGGAAATACCGGCGCGACGATGGCGGCCGGCCTTTTTCATATCGGCCGCGCCGCGGGGGTGGAGCGTCCGGCCATCGCCACGCCCATGCCCACCGAGACGGGCTTTTGTTTCATTATTGACGCGGGCGCCAACGCGGAGGTGCGGCCCGAACACTTGCACCAGTTCGCCCACATGGGCGCCGTGTACGTGCGGGAAGTGTTCGGCGTCCAAGAGCCGCGCGTCGGCCTGCTGAACGTCGGCGAAGAGCCGTCGAAGGGCACCAAAGTCGTGCGCGAGGCATACGAGCTGCTGCGCAGCGATCCCGCGCTGCGCTTCGTCGGCAACGTGGAAGGCAGCGACGTGCCGGCCGGGAAAGCGGACGTGGTGGTTTGCGACGGCTTTGCCGGCAACATCGTGCTGAAGCTGGCCGAGGGCATCGCGGCGACGATCTTTCAATTCCTGCGCCGCGAGGTGTTCGCCAGCGGGCGCGGGAAGCTGGCCGGGCTGCTGGTGCGGCCGGGGCTGCGGCGCGTCCGGAACCGGCTGGATTACGCAGAGTATGGCGGCGCGCCGCTGCTGGGGCTGGAGGGGACGGTCATCATCGCCCACGGGAAGTCGGATCGGCGGGCCATCCGCAACGCCATCCGGGCGGCCGCGGCCGCCGTGCAGAGCGACGTGCCGGCGCGCATCCGCGCGGCCATGGCGCAACTTTCCGGGCAGCAAGGAGCGCAGGCATGA
- a CDS encoding dihydroxyacetone kinase yields MSYKELDGAAFWRVLMAGAAYLERHKEQVNVLNVFPVPDGDTGTNMTLTLNAARRELEGEVPESIGEVAQRVARGVLLGARGNSGVILSQFLRGLALGLAGMRSAGPAELARALAKATETAYRAVIKPVEGTMLTVSKGASDRALRAAAAGADLAGVLEAAVKGAEEALARTPRLLPVLAKAGVVDAGGQGLVFFLTGMLRAVRGEFAAEEPHAAASPQSVVDEVLHGVITHEEVTLPYCTEFLIRGRHIPGDIVRARIGELGDSLLVVGDGDLVKVHVHTDHPGRVLEIALEYGELLDIKIDNMQEQNRRAAEQAARRRGHDDGHAPRPAGPGRETGGGAAAWAAHGESGPAAAPVTATAHRTRSGVVAVAPGPGWETLLQSLGAARVISGGQTMNPSAAELLEAIEAVEADDVIVMPNNSNIIFAARQARELTSKRVHIVETRSAPQSVAALMAYNPEGDPAAVAAEMAQAAAQLRTVEITYAVRDSNAFAGGIKAGDILAIIDGEIRVVDSDLHSTVLKALEQLLDDGAEAPLISIYYGADVSEDDAHALAERVRARWPQSEVEVFAGGQPVYYYILSVE; encoded by the coding sequence TTGTCCTATAAGGAGCTGGACGGGGCAGCGTTTTGGCGCGTCCTGATGGCGGGCGCTGCCTACCTGGAACGCCATAAAGAACAAGTCAACGTACTAAACGTATTTCCGGTGCCGGACGGCGACACCGGCACCAATATGACGCTGACGTTGAACGCGGCGCGCCGCGAGCTGGAGGGCGAGGTGCCCGAGTCCATCGGCGAGGTCGCCCAGCGGGTGGCCCGGGGCGTGCTGCTGGGAGCCCGGGGCAACTCCGGGGTCATCTTGTCGCAGTTCTTGCGCGGCTTGGCGTTGGGGCTGGCCGGCATGCGGTCCGCCGGCCCGGCGGAGCTGGCGCGCGCGCTGGCGAAAGCCACGGAAACCGCCTACCGCGCCGTCATCAAGCCGGTGGAAGGAACGATGCTGACGGTCAGCAAGGGCGCCTCCGACCGCGCCTTGCGAGCGGCCGCGGCGGGCGCGGACTTGGCCGGCGTGCTGGAAGCGGCGGTGAAAGGCGCCGAGGAAGCGCTAGCCCGCACCCCGCGCCTTTTGCCGGTGCTGGCCAAGGCGGGCGTCGTCGATGCGGGCGGCCAAGGACTCGTCTTTTTCTTGACCGGCATGCTGCGGGCCGTGCGGGGAGAATTCGCGGCCGAAGAGCCGCACGCCGCGGCCTCGCCTCAGTCGGTCGTCGACGAAGTGCTGCACGGCGTCATCACCCACGAAGAAGTGACCTTGCCCTACTGCACGGAGTTCCTCATTCGCGGGCGCCATATTCCGGGCGACATCGTGCGAGCCCGCATCGGCGAGCTGGGCGACAGCTTGCTGGTGGTGGGCGACGGCGATCTGGTGAAAGTGCACGTTCACACGGACCACCCGGGACGCGTGCTGGAGATCGCGCTGGAATATGGCGAACTTCTGGACATTAAAATCGACAACATGCAAGAGCAAAACCGGCGGGCCGCGGAGCAGGCGGCGCGCCGGCGCGGGCACGACGACGGCCACGCGCCGCGCCCAGCGGGGCCCGGCCGGGAAACCGGCGGAGGCGCGGCCGCTTGGGCGGCGCATGGGGAGTCCGGGCCGGCCGCGGCGCCGGTAACGGCGACGGCGCACCGGACCCGTAGCGGGGTGGTGGCCGTGGCGCCGGGTCCCGGCTGGGAGACGCTGCTGCAGTCGCTGGGCGCAGCGCGCGTCATCAGCGGCGGGCAGACGATGAATCCCAGCGCGGCCGAGCTGCTGGAAGCCATTGAGGCGGTAGAGGCCGACGACGTCATCGTCATGCCCAACAACAGCAACATTATCTTCGCGGCCCGGCAAGCGCGCGAGTTAACCTCCAAGCGCGTCCATATCGTGGAGACCCGGAGCGCGCCCCAGTCGGTGGCGGCTTTGATGGCGTACAACCCCGAAGGGGATCCGGCGGCGGTCGCGGCGGAAATGGCCCAAGCAGCCGCCCAGCTGCGCACCGTCGAAATCACGTACGCCGTGCGGGACAGCAACGCCTTCGCCGGTGGCATCAAAGCGGGCGACATTCTCGCGATCATCGACGGCGAGATCCGCGTAGTCGATTCGGATCTGCACTCGACGGTGCTGAAAGCGCTGGAGCAATTGTTGGACGACGGCGCGGAAGCGCCGCTGATTTCCATCTATTACGGCGCGGACGTCAGCGAGGACGACGCCCACGCACTGGCTGAGCGCGTCCGGGCGAGATGGCCCCAGAGCGAAGTGGAAGTCTTCGCGGGCGGGCAGCCCGTATACTACTACATCTTGTCCGTGGAATGA
- the ylbJ gene encoding sporulation integral membrane protein YlbJ, whose amino-acid sequence MHPAPARKIVPACIRLPKGTASGKEGTALHRPAPRRGVPWRTYVSGLLGVVLTTAVILYPEDAFEASVSGLKLWFDVVFPALLPFFVLSEILMGLGVIHFIGATLEPFMRPLFRVPGAGAFAVSIGLAAGYPLGAKVASDLVRAKLATGVEGERLVALANTADPLFMAGAVAVGMFGLPELGSVLAVSHYASVLCVGLLMRFYKPRGPATADPPRQGPFWPRALAAMHEARLKDGRPAGRLFGDAVVRSMNSLLMVGGTIIMFSVLIRMLSVSGAVDRLADALAPVLAAWAIDPSLLHALIKGTVEITTGAQAASVANAPLVHRTVAAAAIIGWSGLSVHAQVAAIVHGTGIRVLPYVAARALHGVLAGVAAWLLMGPLQGTAELSYVPVLAPAWAAQAPTFGTALFHATASAAQLGLVALTFVAAGKLAQRLAVVWVRAR is encoded by the coding sequence ATTCACCCGGCGCCCGCCCGTAAGATTGTACCGGCCTGCATCAGGCTTCCCAAAGGCACCGCCAGCGGCAAGGAGGGAACCGCGTTGCACCGACCCGCGCCGCGCCGGGGCGTCCCTTGGCGCACCTACGTGTCCGGCCTGCTGGGCGTCGTGCTGACCACGGCGGTTATACTGTATCCCGAAGACGCTTTCGAAGCCTCGGTCAGCGGCTTGAAGCTTTGGTTCGACGTGGTTTTTCCCGCCCTGCTGCCCTTTTTCGTCTTGTCCGAAATCCTCATGGGGCTCGGCGTCATTCATTTCATCGGCGCCACCTTGGAGCCCTTCATGCGTCCCCTCTTCCGCGTCCCCGGCGCCGGCGCCTTCGCCGTTTCCATCGGCTTGGCCGCGGGCTACCCGCTGGGCGCCAAAGTGGCCAGCGACCTGGTCCGGGCCAAGCTGGCCACCGGCGTGGAAGGCGAACGGTTGGTGGCGCTGGCCAACACGGCGGACCCGCTCTTTATGGCCGGGGCCGTGGCGGTGGGCATGTTCGGGCTGCCCGAGTTGGGCAGCGTGCTGGCCGTGAGCCACTACGCCTCGGTCTTGTGCGTCGGCCTGCTCATGCGTTTCTACAAGCCCCGCGGTCCCGCCACCGCGGATCCCCCCCGCCAAGGGCCTTTCTGGCCGCGCGCGCTGGCCGCGATGCACGAAGCGCGCCTCAAAGATGGCCGCCCCGCGGGCCGGCTGTTCGGCGACGCGGTAGTGCGCTCCATGAACTCGCTGCTCATGGTGGGCGGCACCATCATCATGTTTTCCGTCCTCATCCGGATGCTTTCCGTCAGCGGCGCCGTGGACCGCCTGGCGGACGCGCTGGCGCCTGTGCTGGCGGCGTGGGCCATCGATCCGTCGCTGCTGCACGCGCTCATCAAAGGAACCGTGGAGATCACCACCGGCGCGCAAGCGGCCAGCGTCGCCAACGCGCCGCTCGTGCACCGCACGGTGGCCGCCGCCGCCATCATCGGCTGGAGCGGCTTGTCTGTGCACGCCCAGGTCGCGGCCATCGTCCACGGCACGGGCATCCGCGTTCTCCCGTACGTGGCGGCCCGGGCGCTGCACGGCGTCCTGGCGGGGGTGGCGGCTTGGCTGCTGATGGGCCCGCTGCAGGGAACGGCGGAGCTGAGCTACGTGCCCGTCCTCGCGCCGGCGTGGGCCGCGCAGGCACCGACGTTCGGTACTGCGCTCTTCCACGCGACGGCCAGCGCGGCGCAGCTGGGACTTGTGGCGCTTACTTTCGTCGCGGCCGGCAAACTGGCGCAGCGGCTGGCCGTCGTCTGGGTCCGAGCGCGCTGA